A genomic segment from Dechloromonas denitrificans encodes:
- a CDS encoding STAS domain-containing protein encodes MIFPTREQSGVLILAISGRIDHVGSETFATSLNPFLEQCMPGKPGVLLDFSAVDYVSSAGLRALMLASRRAKIQGGVFAIACLQPLVQEVFSISRFNLIMPCYPNIELACKVMGS; translated from the coding sequence ATGATTTTTCCAACCCGCGAGCAATCCGGTGTATTGATCCTCGCCATCAGCGGCCGTATTGACCACGTTGGCAGCGAAACGTTCGCGACATCGCTCAATCCCTTCCTGGAACAATGCATGCCGGGCAAACCCGGCGTATTGCTTGATTTCTCGGCGGTCGACTATGTCAGCAGCGCCGGCTTGCGCGCCCTGATGCTGGCCTCGCGCCGCGCCAAGATACAAGGAGGCGTTTTCGCCATTGCCTGCCTGCAACCCCTGGTTCAGGAAGTTTTCTCGATCAGCCGCTTCAACCTGATCATGCCTTGCTATCCCAACATCGAACTGGC